Part of the Vanessa atalanta chromosome 1, ilVanAtal1.2, whole genome shotgun sequence genome is shown below.
ctatttgcaatttatgtataaattaaaaatataaaccagaATTggaaaatgtgtttttaaaattttattttgatactatgagcctatttatttcaatataattactaaaaataactcATAACAATTTTCtacaatatatcatttataattataggttTATTATTGTGGTAgtttttggtaaaatattttattttaaatctttatttttttaaattaaatatttgattatctgCTAATttcgtgtaaaatatatattattatttttgtttgcttgtatattataaattactattgtgatttatattatatgttgcaaatatttttttctttaccagGCTCCTctcaattttaaagtattaaaacttatttgggtatctaaaagatttaaatttctaaaattcctacattataatgataacaattaaattagttttgcaTTTTCATGGAGTCTGTTATCTAAACTATATTGGCAATGGCAGGAAGAATAAAGGTAATCCAAAAACGTAGGTTATCACGTTTCATGCGATAACAAACATTACTcgattaatatacctttatttataactcAACCCTATTCTATTTAAATCCACCTTAATAGAGCTTTTAAAGCACTAGAGACTTTTAAAGGGATTTTGAGCCAAATATCAGTtacttaatgaaaaaaattgtacaagTCTAGTctcctttaaatataatctattggAAAAATCCTCAATAAACCTTACTGAGATCtgacaatttatttgtttaaaatacatgcttttaaaaaattctacatttcattgtaaattaaactttgaattgttttactcataaaattaattgtacgtTATTTCTGGATTAACAGATTGCCTTCTTTggaatatattgataaaaatattttttttttagagtaaAAGCAAAACGGCCTAAattctcaatattaaaaatgcgttgAAAACGcgtataaatctttttttattcaatttataagtaaaaaaaaatacaattttatacgaATCAATACATTTATAGAAATATCCAATTAAGCATTTGTCATTTTACTGTCATTATGTTTCCTTTTGCGTGATTTAGTTTTAGCTGCTCTTTTTAATTCAATGGATTTCTTTACTTTAGTTGAAATTTCattgttaattgtatttttcgTGTCTTGTATAGCATTTTCGTAGCCTTCGAaaagttgatttaaaatttctttatttacctCCAATTTGGGGATTTCAGTTTTACCTCCAGATTGTAAAATTTCctgaaaaataataagaatatcatTGTCATCTTCAAACCTACAGGAGATACATAGCACGGTAGAAAGTTAAAACATTCTCCTTAAGAGGAGAGTAGACCTTTGTCTAGCATTGTCTAGTCTTGCAGGctgttatttgtattgtaatcaCATTACCTAGTTTAAAGTGCGATTTTCATACTACACATtttgctataataatatatagacttTTTAATAGTCAATTTACCTTGAACATATGCAACTGATTGTGAAGTAAAATAGTACAAGCATTCCCTTTACGTCCAGCTCGACCTGTACGACCTATTCTATGCACATATGTCTTAATATTTCTTGGTGGGTCATATGATATAACATAATTGCAATCTGGAATGTCTATCCCTCTGGCTAAAGCATCTGTACTGATAatcctgtaaaataaaaatacattgtgaaatttttacataaaatgcaattaatatGTCTCAAGAATATACAAGATTTTGGTACATACACATCAATTTCAgattgcttaaatttttttaaaacttgttCTCTATGCGTCCTGTCTAATGCTGCTGATAACTCTGCCACTTTTAGATTACCTTTTCCCCAAATATCTAAAAGGACAGCTAGTCTATGTGCTGACTGAGAAgaatttgtaaaacataatgTTTTGTCCCACTTTTGGTTTgaaagaaaatgatataaaattagagGTTTCTCTTCAGCTGTACAGATGATATACTGTTCTTCCAATTCATCtggtgttgtatattttttaatggtattttcatctgtaaaatcatttattggAGCAGATGAAAAAAGTTTTGGCTGATACAATCCCCACTGTTCTAATAATTCAGGATCTGGAGATAGTGTTgcagaaaataaaagtttatgtatTGATGATTTAGGAGAAGTTATATTGTTCCAATTTAAATGAGGGATTTTATTGGAAATATcactttctattttaatatgtttatccaTGTGATAAAGCCAGTCATTTTGTACATTATCCATTATTCTGTCTGCTTCATCAATAACAAgaaactttaaatgttttaatgaaaatccttcagtattttgtaaatgttcAACTAATCTGCCAGCTGTGCATACTATAATATCAGTTTCACTAATCCATCCTAATGTTTCAGCTGCAAAAATCAGGACATCATTAGTTTTGTTGTATTACTCAGACAAtagataatttgtaaaataaaatatttcttactgtatCTCATTATTTGTTGTTGCTCTTTATGTAAAGGAGTAGATCCACTTAATAATGCCACTCTCAGTCCAGTGTTagtgcaatattttttaaagactttCGCTACTTGGGCTGCAAGTTCTTGCACAGGTAAGACAACTAAAGCTCTTATATGATGACCAAGTTGATTCATTAAaacctataattataaaaagttaaatacagtaaggtattttttataactaatatgaAGGAATTATACTATATCAGGTACATTTATGATGGATTATTGATTTAAGCGTTTTCAAATGTTATTGCctgttaaacattataaaatataattataatatacacaatTCTTTAAAAACTTACTTGTATTATAGGTAAAACAAATGATAGGGTTTTTCCACTACCCGTTGGAGCAGAGACACAAATATCGTGAGGTCTGAAAGGTTCTGGTAATTtatgttcatttattataaaaggaatGACTTGTTCTTGAACAGGAAACAAATGCTTTAAACCTTCTTTCATTAATGTAGTCTTAAGAGTACTATCAAGCCACTTCTGTGTTTCTATAGAACATGTTAAGGTTTGTAAATCTTTAGATACACTATATGCATGTGAGAGCCAGAATGGGAGAACTCTTTCAAtctgcaaaataaatatatatgttattaaaattatgtgacTTATATAAACTGGAAAATTTACTATAGAATTAATCTTACCTTAGCTTTTTTTTCAAAGTCAGTATTTcctaaaatttgaaattcatttttttgCTTATCTGTTTTGCTAATTTTTGATGGTACATGGGTGGgcaatgtttctttattttcatttatggtTTCTAGATCATCTTTTTCGTTATGACTGCTAATTATTTCAGTACTTTCTGATTTCACTGACACATCTTGttcttttaaagttataatatctggtatttttttgtttaatatgtgttttttttttctttcttcaatTTTCTGCTTTAacctttttaaatgtaatgtttccTGATCCAAGACATCCGATTCTTCATTAGCACCTGTATATCTATGTaatgaaatgatttttattacaacaaatatcaatgtttaatatacctttaagattttttaatgtcCCATAACCAATACACTAAACGGAGcttaacctttttaaaaaattaactaattaatataatatctatcacctgttaataataaataaatccatttttATTCCAGCATTTAGCGTTtactcaaaatattatttacagaaaagtaaattaaaaataactcgattttgtaattttgaaatgaaggcaaatcaaaatacttctataacctaaaaaaaaacacttgttaAAGTTCATAAAGTTGCCAGATCTACGTTCTTctaaaatgtaaaagtaaatctGAATTCTGAAATCCAAATTGGTAATCTGAGATTGTGTGAGTTACTTGAGGTAGAACACGTAGTCTgagacataatttttatattttatggaaataaatacGGAGAAATATATCATGGGACAAAATGGGGAAAAAAATTACCGACATGGAAGGATTTAGGAAATAAGAATGAAAAGGGTTCCATAAATTAACTGAACTCCTCCCGCGTGAACTGGGGCAGGGAGGGTATGGGGAGCTCGCCGGCACTAATggcgccggaatacccactaaaaataccagcggtacccactccgtcttttcAGGGGGCATAATGGGATCGCTAGCGCATTCTACCGTGACTCCTTGATGGTTGGCCCACCTTTGCAGGCCTCCAAGCTAGAGGAGTTCTCGGGGTACTGCGAATTCCTATGACGTAGGCTTCCTATTCCTATCCTATTCCTGGTGACGCGTATAGCGGTGGGAGGAGATAAGCAtagtattactttaatataatttcaaatcattggtaattataaatatgactaaCGGAATAACATGAAGTTGAATGTTTAACtttctttctttaattttttatatgattaggCTTAATGTTGCTCATTTGTTGACACTTTTTGATAGCTTTTGTCTTGGCTGTAGAAATGCATACCAAAGccagttaatgtaaaaaaaaaacttatggaCAGATTTGGGAGCATTATTTTTCGATTATTTCGCTGGCAATAGGAATAGGTTGTTTTTTGGATATACTCAAAtgtctttaatttgttttctaatttatagaaaatagtttttcacatgttttttactttttgggGTTCAAGTGTCATCGTAGTAAAAACTTGAATTATATCAAAATGGCTAGTGTATCCTATCAAATCGCAAATCTTCTCGAAAAGGTACCCGGCAcctattattcaattttattacatatatatatatatacaaattgagTTGTACAATACACGGAAGACttatattttgaacaaaataaaattttatttgtagatgACATCTAACGACAAAGACTTCAGATTTATGGCTACAAATGATCTGATGACTGAATTACAAAAAGATAGCATAAAACTTGATGATGATTCAGAAAGAAAAGTTGTTAAAATGCTTCTACGTTTACTTGAAGATAAAAATGGGGAGGTTCAAAATCTAGCAGTGAAATGGTATTCTTTTTAATCAgttgctttatttaattaatttgtgttgatgTTACAATTCACAATAATCCTGTTACTTTCAGTCTTGGTCCCTTGGTAAATAAAGTCAAAGAATATCAAGTGGAAGGAATAGTAGAAACTCTTTGTGCAAACATGCTTTCAGACACAGAGCAATTGAGGGATATAAGTAGCATTGGTTTAAAAACAGTTATATCAGAACTACCCCTAGGTTCGAATACTCTGGCTGCGAatgtgtgtaaaaaaataactggaAGGCTAAGCAGTGCTATTGAGAAGGTGTGTAAAACttcttagttattattttatagttccaTTACACAAcagttttaaactaaatatcttTGTAGACTTTTAGTtcttctttattcaaaaattctgtgttatatttgtaaattcgcACCTACCGTTTGCATTAATATATAGTCACATTACTAATAATgcttgtaatgtatttttattggattgaaaacaataataatgtgtaaTGAATAATTTCAGCAAGAAGATGTGTCTGTGCAATTAGAGGCTTTGGATATTTTAGCGGATTTACTTAGCAGATTCGGAGGGttgttgatttcatttcatccAATGCTGTTGAATTCTCTGCTTCCTCAGCTTGCCTCTCCACGTCAGGTTAACcaaatacataata
Proteins encoded:
- the LOC125066827 gene encoding probable ATP-dependent RNA helicase Dbp73D, encoding MDLFIINRYTGANEESDVLDQETLHLKRLKQKIEERKKKHILNKKIPDIITLKEQDVSVKSESTEIISSHNEKDDLETINENKETLPTHVPSKISKTDKQKNEFQILGNTDFEKKAKIERVLPFWLSHAYSVSKDLQTLTCSIETQKWLDSTLKTTLMKEGLKHLFPVQEQVIPFIINEHKLPEPFRPHDICVSAPTGSGKTLSFVLPIIQVLMNQLGHHIRALVVLPVQELAAQVAKVFKKYCTNTGLRVALLSGSTPLHKEQQQIMRYTETLGWISETDIIVCTAGRLVEHLQNTEGFSLKHLKFLVIDEADRIMDNVQNDWLYHMDKHIKIESDISNKIPHLNWNNITSPKSSIHKLLFSATLSPDPELLEQWGLYQPKLFSSAPINDFTDENTIKKYTTPDELEEQYIICTAEEKPLILYHFLSNQKWDKTLCFTNSSQSAHRLAVLLDIWGKGNLKVAELSAALDRTHREQVLKKFKQSEIDVIISTDALARGIDIPDCNYVISYDPPRNIKTYVHRIGRTGRAGRKGNACTILLHNQLHMFKEILQSGGKTEIPKLEVNKEILNQLFEGYENAIQDTKNTINNEISTKVKKSIELKRAAKTKSRKRKHNDSKMTNA